In one Komagataeibacter sp. FNDCR2 genomic region, the following are encoded:
- the truA gene encoding tRNA pseudouridine(38-40) synthase TruA — translation MPETPAPRPGDAAPPSVCRWAVLMEYDGRDFIGWQRQPVDSLISIQGLLEGAARKLTAGRTVPSITAGRTDAGVHASGQVAHLDFPADVTLSSATVRDGLNFYMKPHPVVVVMARPVLPHWNARFSANARAYRYRILNRAARPALEEGRVWHVRSPLDVTLMRQAALSLTGRHDFTSFRATACQARSPVRTIDQLDVRREGEYVVIETRARSFLHHQVRNMAGTLKLVGEGRWEPGRVEQALAARDRRAAGPTAPPDGLCLTEVGYEDNPFTR, via the coding sequence ATGCCTGAGACCCCCGCCCCCCGGCCGGGTGACGCCGCGCCGCCTTCCGTCTGCCGGTGGGCCGTGCTGATGGAATATGATGGCCGGGACTTCATCGGCTGGCAGCGCCAGCCGGTGGACAGCCTCATATCCATACAGGGCCTGCTGGAAGGGGCCGCGCGCAAGCTGACAGCGGGGCGAACCGTGCCCAGCATCACCGCCGGCCGGACCGATGCGGGGGTGCATGCCAGCGGACAGGTCGCGCATCTGGACTTTCCCGCCGATGTCACGCTGTCCAGCGCGACGGTGCGCGATGGGCTGAATTTCTACATGAAGCCGCATCCGGTGGTGGTCGTCATGGCGCGCCCGGTCCTGCCGCACTGGAATGCCCGCTTCTCCGCCAATGCGCGCGCCTATCGCTACCGCATCCTCAACCGCGCGGCACGGCCCGCGCTGGAGGAAGGGCGCGTATGGCACGTCAGGTCACCGCTGGACGTGACCCTCATGCGGCAGGCCGCCCTGTCGCTGACGGGGCGGCATGATTTCACATCCTTCCGCGCCACGGCCTGCCAGGCCCGGAGCCCCGTGCGCACGATCGACCAGCTCGATGTGCGGCGAGAAGGCGAATATGTCGTGATTGAAACCCGAGCCCGCTCCTTCCTGCACCATCAGGTGCGCAACATGGCGGGAACGCTGAAACTGGTGGGGGAAGGCCGGTGGGAACCGGGTCGCGTCGAACAGGCCCTCGCCGCGCGTGACCGCCGGGCCGCTGGCCCCACCGCACCGCCAGACGGGCTGTGCCTGACGGAAGTGGGGTACGAGGACAATCCCTTTACCCGTTAG
- the fmt gene encoding methionyl-tRNA formyltransferase, translated as MRLAFMGTPDFAVPALHALHEAGHDIVTVYSQPPRPAGRGKKLSPSPVHRAAEALGIPVRTPPGLRRNAAEQAYFSALHLDVAVVAAYGLILPVGMLDAPTHGCLNIHASLLPRWRGAAPIQAAILAGDSESGVTIMQMDAGLDTGAMLLRGRVALTDRTTATSLHDDLAAMGGRLIVDALRQIPAPGTPQPETGVTYVQRLSREDGRIDWTAPATRIDRQIRALTPWPGTFTVLAGQVIKIGAATPVPGTTQAPPGTITDDDLLVACGAGTLLRINRLQRPGRGMMDAADFLRGQAIPPGTRLGMEPPDA; from the coding sequence TAGCCAGCCCCCCCGCCCGGCGGGGCGGGGCAAGAAACTGAGTCCCTCGCCGGTACATCGCGCGGCGGAGGCTCTGGGCATTCCCGTCCGCACGCCACCGGGCCTGCGCCGCAATGCGGCGGAACAGGCCTATTTCAGCGCCCTGCATCTGGATGTCGCCGTGGTCGCCGCGTACGGACTGATCCTGCCGGTCGGGATGCTCGACGCCCCCACCCACGGGTGCCTGAACATCCATGCCAGCCTGCTGCCACGCTGGCGCGGCGCGGCCCCCATACAGGCCGCCATTCTGGCGGGCGACAGCGAAAGTGGCGTCACCATCATGCAGATGGATGCCGGGCTGGATACGGGCGCCATGCTGCTGCGCGGCCGTGTGGCGCTGACAGACCGTACCACCGCGACCAGCCTGCATGATGATCTGGCCGCCATGGGGGGCCGCCTGATCGTGGACGCCCTGCGCCAGATCCCTGCCCCCGGCACTCCCCAGCCCGAAACCGGCGTCACCTACGTACAGCGGCTGAGCCGGGAGGACGGGCGCATTGACTGGACTGCCCCCGCCACCCGCATCGACCGGCAGATCCGCGCCCTGACCCCGTGGCCCGGCACCTTCACCGTGCTCGCGGGGCAGGTCATCAAGATCGGCGCGGCCACACCCGTGCCGGGCACGACGCAGGCCCCGCCGGGCACCATTACGGATGACGACCTGCTGGTGGCCTGCGGCGCGGGCACGTTGCTGCGCATCAACCGCCTGCAACGCCCCGGGCGCGGCATGATGGACGCCGCCGACTTCCTGCGCGGGCAGGCCATTCCCCCCGGCACGCGCCTTGGCATGGAGCCACCCGATGCCTGA
- the dapE gene encoding succinyl-diaminopimelate desuccinylase has protein sequence MAAMEQDPGGVVTLARDLIRCPSVTPDDGCGITALARVLEGMGFSVTLLPFGEGAARTPNLFARLGTGQPHLCFAGHTDVVPVGDAAWSHDPFGGEIHDGVLFGRGACDMKGGIAAFVAAVRLYLDRHPQPRGSISLLITGDEEGPATNGTVRVLEWMEKQGQIPDFCLVGEPTNPAGMGEVIKIGRRGSLNAHITVHGTQGHVAYPHRADNPVHRLLALLGELTAVPLDAGSEWFEPSSLQVTSIDVGNTATNVIPARAGARLNIRFNDLHTGADLTGWIRTVVARHAPGAEIHIAISGESFLTEPHAPVEALRAAVRAVTGHVPRLDTGGGTSDARFISRYCPVAEFGLVGMSMHKADEHVSLADLRQLTAIYAGFLEKVMR, from the coding sequence ATGGCCGCCATGGAGCAGGACCCCGGTGGTGTTGTCACCCTCGCGCGGGATCTGATCCGCTGCCCTTCCGTCACGCCGGATGATGGCTGCGGCATCACCGCCCTGGCCAGGGTTCTGGAGGGGATGGGGTTCAGCGTCACCCTTCTCCCGTTTGGGGAGGGAGCGGCCCGGACTCCCAACCTGTTCGCGCGCCTGGGCACGGGCCAGCCGCATCTGTGCTTTGCCGGGCATACGGATGTGGTGCCCGTTGGGGATGCGGCGTGGAGTCATGACCCCTTTGGCGGGGAAATCCATGACGGCGTGCTGTTCGGTCGTGGCGCATGCGACATGAAGGGGGGCATCGCCGCCTTTGTCGCGGCGGTCCGGCTGTATCTGGACCGGCATCCACAGCCGCGTGGTTCGATCAGCCTGCTGATTACGGGTGATGAGGAAGGCCCGGCCACGAACGGCACCGTGCGTGTGCTGGAATGGATGGAAAAGCAGGGGCAGATACCCGATTTCTGCCTTGTGGGCGAACCGACCAATCCCGCCGGAATGGGCGAGGTGATCAAGATCGGCCGGCGCGGCAGCCTTAATGCCCATATCACCGTTCATGGCACGCAGGGCCATGTGGCCTATCCGCACCGCGCGGACAATCCCGTCCATCGCCTGCTGGCGCTGCTGGGTGAACTGACGGCGGTCCCGCTGGATGCGGGCAGCGAATGGTTCGAACCCTCAAGCCTTCAGGTCACGAGCATTGACGTGGGCAATACGGCCACCAATGTCATTCCCGCCCGTGCCGGGGCGCGGCTGAACATCCGTTTCAACGACCTGCATACCGGCGCGGATTTGACGGGCTGGATCCGCACCGTCGTCGCCCGCCATGCGCCGGGGGCCGAGATCCATATCGCGATCAGCGGGGAATCCTTCCTGACCGAGCCCCATGCGCCGGTCGAGGCGCTGCGTGCCGCCGTGCGGGCCGTGACCGGCCATGTGCCCCGGCTTGATACGGGGGGCGGCACGTCCGATGCTCGCTTTATCAGCCGCTACTGCCCCGTTGCCGAATTCGGCCTGGTGGGGATGAGCATGCACAAGGCGGACGAGCATGTCAGCCTGGCCGACCTCAGGCAATTGACGGCGATCTATGCCGGTTTTCTTGAAAAGGTAATGCGCTAA
- the dapD gene encoding 2,3,4,5-tetrahydropyridine-2,6-dicarboxylate N-succinyltransferase, which produces MTDTSLQSQIEALWERRETLSTATIGADRDAVEAALAALDSGTLRVATPGAGGWVVNEWLKKAVLLSFRLNDNRVVEGGGAGAPSYDKVPLKFAGWDQAAFGAAGFRAVPGSIVRRSAFIAPGVVLMPSFVNAGAYVDSGTMVDTWVTIGSCAQIGKNCHISGGVGIGGVLEPLQAAPVIIEDGCFIGARSEVAEGVVVERGSVLSMGVFLGASTKIVDRTTGEVFMGRVPAYSVVVPGTLPPRQATSADGKPLPSLDCAVIVKRVDERTRSKTSINDLLRG; this is translated from the coding sequence ATGACCGATACATCCCTCCAGAGCCAGATCGAGGCCCTGTGGGAGCGTCGCGAGACGCTGTCCACCGCTACCATCGGCGCCGACCGTGATGCCGTCGAGGCCGCGCTGGCGGCGCTGGATTCCGGCACGCTCCGTGTCGCCACGCCGGGGGCCGGGGGCTGGGTTGTCAATGAATGGCTGAAGAAGGCGGTGCTTCTGTCCTTCCGCCTCAATGATAACCGCGTGGTCGAGGGCGGTGGCGCGGGTGCGCCGAGCTATGACAAGGTGCCGCTGAAATTCGCGGGCTGGGACCAGGCGGCGTTTGGCGCGGCGGGTTTCCGCGCCGTGCCCGGTTCCATCGTGCGCCGTTCCGCCTTCATCGCGCCCGGCGTGGTGCTGATGCCGAGCTTCGTCAACGCCGGTGCGTATGTCGATAGCGGCACGATGGTCGATACCTGGGTCACGATCGGCAGTTGCGCGCAGATCGGCAAGAACTGCCACATCAGCGGTGGCGTGGGTATTGGCGGCGTGCTGGAGCCGTTGCAGGCCGCGCCCGTCATCATCGAGGATGGCTGCTTTATCGGCGCGCGTTCCGAAGTGGCGGAAGGTGTCGTGGTCGAGCGTGGCAGCGTGCTGTCCATGGGCGTGTTCCTGGGCGCGTCCACCAAGATCGTCGACCGCACGACGGGCGAGGTCTTCATGGGTCGCGTTCCGGCCTATTCCGTGGTCGTGCCCGGCACGCTGCCGCCGCGCCAGGCGACCTCGGCCGACGGGAAGCCGCTGCCGTCGCTCGACTGCGCCGTGATCGTCAAGCGCGTGGATGAGCGCACCCGTTCCAAGACGTCGATCAACGACCTGCTGCGCGGCTGA